The segment ctatttgaccatttatcttattaaaaaaattagaattattatttattttatttgtgacttactttattatccaaagtactttaagcacaacttttcgttttttatatttgcacatattttttgaataaatcgagtggtcaaacagtgcaagcaaaaagtcaaaatcccttatattataggatggagggagtatgtctttAGGACAATTTTGAATTTCACAGCTTAATTTTAGGAATAATTTAGGTTTGTTTTTCTTCCATTGCTCATCTTTAGCTTCAAGAGAGTTTCGGCTAAAACTAGTACCGATTAAACATTCATCAAATGACAAACGGATATTCCATGATAGAATACAACGGATGGAGAAATGGCTTGGAAGCACATGGAACTGATTGTTGCTTTATTGCAACTCAACAAAGTTCATCAAAAATACATTGCACATCTCCCACAACAGGCAGCCATTACGAAATTTTGATacaactcaagatttgaaactCTTAGGCACAAGCCAAGCATGAACATAACAATTCAGTCAGCTAATTATTACAGTTACAGGCAGAGCAAATATGCTTCTACAGAGCAAcctgttaaaaaaaacaaaagaaaaggagaatgtAGGGATACAGATACAACACAACAGCATCTACAAATCAGGGAACATGTCTAGAAAAAAACATTGGTTTTCTAATGACTACAAGTTAATAGGGCATAAATAGCAAACAACAGGATAGAGCCCCCAGCTAAATTTGGAGGGGGCCCAATTTGTTACAATAATCGATAACCATGCTTTCGCACCGATGATTTCATTCGCAGGCCAGCTTGGTGTCGAAACTACTCAAGCAGATTGCAAAGGCCTGGAAGGCCGAAAGGGGGTAACGATAGTCCATTGTGAACATATCCTTCGCAACCTTACCAAATTGTAGTATGACCTTGTCATGAtcaggtggaggcggcggggcagGTTGCGATGGCGTCGGGGCTCCAGCAGCAGGCTGTGTTGCAGCAACAAGCTGGAAGTTCTTCACAGACGCGACAGTTACCCTGCCCTTGAAGTTGAGGCACCAGCACTGCAACTGCTCGTGCCATCTTGGGGCCTTGTTACGGAGAATCAATGGCCTCTCCTTGGACTCATCACTGTCACCCAATGCCTGGCCTCCGACCATGGGGCCACCTACTGAGATGTCAGAATATCTGCTACTGCTGAAACGGATAGCGCGGTCCATAATGGATGACTTGGAAAAGGAGATGCTGCCAAATGACTCATCAAGAGAGCGTGCAAGCACACTGTCTGGCTGGCATGGGACAGTGCCACCAGCCTCAAGCGATGAGGCAGGGATTGAGTGCATCACACAGTTCATCCGCCTAGGACCCCGAGTCCCCAAGACATTCAGTTCATATGAAACTTGAGCTATGCTGTAGGTGCTGGAAGGGTTCTTTGGTGACACCTTCCTGGAGTAGAACCTACGGCTTGTTTTCCCTGACTGTGAAACATTGGCTGTGTTGCATGGAGGTTGGGTATCATATATTACAAACTTTGTTCCGAGAAGATTTGACCTAAAAGTCCAACACAGTAAATATATCAGATTATACCATTAAAACACTTAGATGATGTACCTTCTCTAAACAAAGTTGCCATTATTTTGGGTTATTACCTCAATTTTCCAATGTACATGTTGCTTGACCTAGATGTATTGTCAGCACTCATAAATATTGTATATTCTGTACAGGTTGCACGGGAGTATCTTTTCGCCGATAAAAGGAACTTGCCACTTTCAACGAGCACAGCTACATGAGATGTGTTACAACATGTGAAGTCAGCAAATATAACAGAAACTAAAAAAGTATGCTGGTGGGAGGGATATATCCAGTAAGAAATTAGCTCACAACAGGACGAAATAGCTGCAACACAAAGGAGGTGGTATGGTATGAATATCCATATGCACAAATGATTAGCACGCGTGGGAATTGCAATAATTAAGCAAGATCAGTATGCAATAATTAAACTAATACCAAACAAGCTTGTACTGTCATACATA is part of the Oryza glaberrima chromosome 12, OglaRS2, whole genome shotgun sequence genome and harbors:
- the LOC127756563 gene encoding tubby-like F-box protein 14, with protein sequence MSFRSIVRDVRDGFGSLSRRGFEVRLVGHRRGRSHSAVHELRDGHAAAAAADVVQSSCWANLPPELLRDVIERLEASEAAWPSRKNVVACAAVCRTWRDMCREIVKNPEFCGKITFPVSLKQPGPRDGAIQCFIKRDKSTQTYNLYLCLSSAVLVESGKFLLSAKRYSRATCTEYTIFMSADNTSRSSNMYIGKLRSNLLGTKFVIYDTQPPCNTANVSQSGKTSRRFYSRKVSPKNPSSTYSIAQVSYELNVLGTRGPRRMNCVMHSIPASSLEAGGTVPCQPDSVLARSLDESFGSISFSKSSIMDRAIRFSSSRYSDISVGGPMVGGQALGDSDESKERPLILRNKAPRWHEQLQCWCLNFKGRVTVASVKNFQLVAATQPAAGAPTPSQPAPPPPPDHDKVILQFGKVAKDMFTMDYRYPLSAFQAFAICLSSFDTKLACE